Below is a genomic region from Leptotrichia shahii.
TTTATTAAATAAATATCGGAGTCTGCTCGCTACCATTTTTATTCCCACTTTATTATCTTTTCCACGTGGAATTATAACATCTGCATATCTTTTAGAAGGTTCGACAAACTCCAAGTGCATCGGTTTTACAGTATTTATATACTGATTTTTTATACTTTCAAAACTTCTCGCACGTTCATTTAAATCCCTTTCAATTCTTCTTAAGAGTCTTTCATCATCATCAGTATCTACAAATAGTTTTGCATCAAAAAGTTCTCTAATTTTTGCAATGGCAAGTACTAAAATTCCTTCCACAATAATTAAATTTGCAGGCTCAATATGTTGAGTTTCATTGATTCTGTTGTGAACTTGGAAATCATAAATAGGTTTTTCAATGGATTTTCCATCTTTCAATGCCAATATATGCTTTTCAAGCAAATCAAAATCAATTGCATCTGGATGGTCGTAATTCAATTTAGTTCTTTGTTCATAAGTTAAATGGTCATTTCTCTTATAATACGAGTCCTGTTCAAGTAAAATTGAGTGAATCCCAGTTCTTTCCAGATTTTTGATTATAGCTTGAGTTACACTAGTTTTACCAGAACCAGTCCCTCCTGCAATTCCGACAATTATAGTTTGATAGCTCATAAAATATTTCCTCCTGAGTATAATTTTGCAATTTTTTATTTTAGTAGAATAATGTCTTATATTTTAATTAATTTTAGCATTTTTTTTATACTTTTACAATTGTAAAAGATTAAAATTTTTTATATTTCAAAAATATTAAATTTTTAATAAAAATATTTGAAAAAAATTTAATTATATGATAAAATTAAAATATAGTTAAATATTGGAGGGGTTATGAATAGAGAAAATGAGATTTTTGAAAAAGAAATGCTTGGAAAAAGTCTAAGAGAAATGTTTTTTGAAATGAATGTGGAAATGCAGGAGAGGTTTCAGGAAATTAAAGACAGGTTTTTAGAAGTAAAGATTGCTGAAAATTCCGATAATGAAAGCATTTTTGTTGAAACAGTGCTGGTAAAAAGTGAGGATGTATTTAAAATGGATGGTGTTTTTTTTCCAGTAGCTGATAAAGTGGGTGTTTTTAATGAAAATTATGGACATATTTATTTGGAAAATATTTATTTAAATTTAGATTTATGTAAAATTAATGAGGTTTCTGAAAGGGAATTTGCTGGATGGATAAATATTGATGGAAATAATTACGAAATTAAAGTAAAAGTTGTAAGGGATAAAAGTTATTTTGATGAAATAAAAAAATTGCACAATTCATTTGAGCTTAATGGAAAAAGCTGGAAAACTCTTAATATGGCACATTTTATGAGATGGTATAAAGTTGAGCTAGTTGAGTATGATTTTGAAATTGAAAGGGATATTTTGGAAAGAATTCAAAATGGAGATTGTGAGATTACTTATGATTTTGAAGAAATTCAGGATAGAGTGCTAAAAAATAGGGAATTACTTTGGAATATTGAAAGAAAAAAGATCATAAGCACCATATTTGTACGTCCAACAAAAATTGATTTATCCTTTGAATATACAATAAATTTTGAAGATAACGAGCAAATTTTAGTATCAAATCATCAAAATGAGGATATTGTTTGCTGTTATTACAGCGGAAAAAATAAATTAAGCATTGTTTCAAAGAAAAATACAGGTGATGTATGGGATATTTTTTCCATAAAGCCAATAGAAAAATGTAGAAAAATGCTTGAAATTTTTGAAAAAAATAGTGAGAAACAGGAAAATTATTTTCATTTTACGAATTTTAAAAATGAAAGTTTTATTGATAAAATCCAAAAAAAAAATAAAAATACAAGAAGCCGTGCATTTTTGGAAAAATATTTTTTGGAATATGAGTTTACAAAGGATGAAATTATACTAA
It encodes:
- the udk gene encoding uridine kinase, with translation MSYQTIIVGIAGGTGSGKTSVTQAIIKNLERTGIHSILLEQDSYYKRNDHLTYEQRTKLNYDHPDAIDFDLLEKHILALKDGKSIEKPIYDFQVHNRINETQHIEPANLIIVEGILVLAIAKIRELFDAKLFVDTDDDERLLRRIERDLNERARSFESIKNQYINTVKPMHLEFVEPSKRYADVIIPRGKDNKVGIKMVASRLRYLFNKLNKK